The Pseudomonas parafulva genome includes a window with the following:
- the plsB gene encoding glycerol-3-phosphate 1-O-acyltransferase PlsB, with the protein MTRSPLHRLVFGVLRRLLYLWVRSETINQSALTLKLDRSRPVFYALPSPALTDLAVLDHECTKAGLPRPVLPVVVGPLHEAAAFFYLTPDPDWLGRHDKSGAPPTLERLVEVLGQHAEEDAQIIPVSVFWGQSPDSESSPWKLLFADSWAVTGRLRRLLSVLILGRKTRVQFSTPIHLRELVQHNKGHARTVRMAQRLMRVHLRNLKTAVIGPDISHRRNLVKGLIHAPLVRQAIAEHAEREHVPQAKAEAQARHYGNEIASDYTYTAIRFLEVVLSWFWHKIYDGIKVNHIEQVQGIAPGHEVIYVPCHRSHIDYLLLSYLLFKNGLTPPHVAAGINLNMPVVGNLLRRGGAFFMRRSFKGNPLYTAVFNEYLHTLYTKGFPVEYFVEGGRSRTGRMLQPRTGMLAITLRSFLRSSRTPIVFVPVYIGYERVLEGRTYLGELRGASKKKESIFDIFKVLGALKQRFGQVYVNFGEPIRLADFLDQQQPGWRDQDHGPQYRPAWLSETTTRLGDTVARHLNGAAAINPVNLVALALLSTSKLALDERALVRVLDLYLALMRQVPYSAHTTLPEGDGQALIEHVRGMDLVAEQKDALGRILYLDENNAVLMTYYRNNVLHIFALPALLASFFLSSSRMSRALLGQYVHALYPYLQAELFLCWEPEQLDEVIDQWLGALVEQGLLRQDNDIFVRAAPSSRQFVLLTLLARSITQTLQRFYMATSLLLNSGQGTLSAEALEALCVTMAQRLSILHGLNAPEFFDKSLFRHFIQTLIDQGVLRVNAHGKLSYSNKLGGLAEGVAKRVLSAELRLSIRQVALHRDDGLATATL; encoded by the coding sequence ATGACCCGTTCCCCCCTGCACCGCTTGGTATTCGGTGTTCTGCGCCGATTGTTGTACCTGTGGGTGCGCTCCGAAACCATCAATCAGTCGGCCCTGACCCTCAAGCTCGACCGCAGTCGCCCTGTTTTCTATGCCTTGCCTTCGCCTGCGCTCACGGACCTGGCGGTGCTCGACCACGAATGCACCAAGGCAGGGCTGCCACGCCCGGTACTGCCAGTGGTCGTCGGCCCCCTGCACGAGGCGGCTGCGTTCTTCTATCTCACCCCTGATCCGGACTGGCTGGGGCGCCATGACAAAAGCGGCGCCCCGCCTACCCTGGAGCGTCTGGTAGAAGTGCTCGGCCAGCACGCCGAGGAAGATGCGCAGATCATTCCAGTCAGCGTGTTCTGGGGACAGTCGCCCGACAGCGAGTCGAGCCCGTGGAAGCTGCTGTTCGCCGACAGCTGGGCGGTGACCGGGCGCTTGCGCCGCTTGCTGAGCGTACTGATCCTGGGGCGCAAGACCCGGGTGCAGTTCTCCACCCCGATCCACCTGCGCGAACTGGTGCAGCACAACAAGGGCCACGCCCGCACCGTGCGCATGGCCCAGCGCCTGATGCGCGTGCACTTGCGCAACCTCAAGACAGCGGTCATCGGGCCGGACATCTCCCACCGACGCAACCTGGTCAAAGGCTTGATCCATGCGCCGTTGGTGCGCCAGGCCATCGCCGAGCACGCCGAGCGCGAGCACGTGCCCCAAGCCAAGGCCGAGGCACAGGCCCGCCACTACGGCAATGAAATCGCCTCGGACTACACCTACACGGCCATTCGCTTCCTCGAAGTGGTGCTCAGCTGGTTCTGGCACAAGATCTACGACGGCATCAAGGTCAACCACATCGAGCAGGTGCAGGGCATCGCCCCGGGCCACGAGGTGATCTACGTCCCTTGCCACCGCAGCCACATCGACTACCTGCTGTTGTCGTACCTGCTGTTCAAGAATGGCCTGACACCCCCGCATGTGGCGGCCGGCATCAACCTGAACATGCCCGTGGTGGGCAACCTGCTGCGCCGCGGTGGCGCCTTCTTCATGCGCCGCTCGTTCAAGGGCAACCCGCTCTACACCGCCGTGTTCAACGAATACCTGCACACGCTGTACACCAAAGGCTTCCCGGTGGAGTACTTCGTCGAGGGTGGTCGTTCGCGTACCGGGCGCATGCTGCAGCCACGCACGGGAATGCTGGCCATCACCCTGCGCAGCTTCCTGCGTTCCTCGCGCACGCCAATCGTGTTCGTGCCTGTCTACATCGGGTACGAGCGCGTCCTCGAAGGGCGCACCTACCTGGGTGAGTTGCGCGGGGCGAGCAAGAAGAAAGAATCCATTTTCGATATTTTCAAAGTGCTGGGTGCGCTCAAGCAACGCTTTGGCCAGGTCTACGTCAACTTCGGCGAACCTATCCGCCTGGCCGACTTTCTCGACCAGCAGCAACCCGGCTGGCGAGACCAGGACCACGGGCCGCAGTACCGCCCGGCTTGGCTCAGCGAAACCACGACGCGCCTGGGCGATACCGTGGCCAGGCACTTGAACGGCGCAGCGGCCATCAACCCGGTCAACCTGGTGGCGCTGGCCCTGCTCTCCACCAGCAAGCTGGCCCTGGACGAACGTGCGCTGGTGCGCGTGCTCGACCTGTACCTGGCGTTGATGCGCCAGGTGCCCTACTCCGCCCATACCACATTGCCCGAAGGCGACGGTCAGGCCCTGATCGAGCATGTGCGCGGGATGGATCTGGTGGCAGAGCAGAAAGACGCGCTCGGGCGCATTCTGTACCTGGATGAAAACAACGCGGTACTGATGACCTATTACCGCAACAATGTCCTGCACATCTTTGCCCTGCCGGCCCTGCTGGCAAGCTTCTTCCTCAGCAGCTCACGCATGAGCCGCGCGTTGCTAGGCCAATATGTCCATGCCTTGTACCCCTACTTGCAGGCAGAGCTGTTCCTGTGCTGGGAACCTGAGCAGCTCGACGAGGTGATCGACCAATGGCTGGGCGCCTTGGTGGAGCAAGGCTTGCTTCGCCAGGACAATGACATCTTTGTCCGTGCCGCGCCCAGTTCTCGTCAGTTCGTGCTGCTGACCCTACTGGCGCGCAGCATCACCCAGACCCTGCAGCGCTTCTACATGGCGACTTCGCTGCTGCTCAACAGCGGCCAAGGTACCCTGAGCGCCGAAGCGCTCGAAGCGCTGTGCGTGACGATGGCCCAGCGCCTTTCTATTTTGCATGGTCTGAACGCACCGGAATTTTTCGACAAAAGCCTGTTCCGCCACTTTATCCAGACGCTGATCGACCAAGGTGTGCTGCGCGTCAATGCACACGGCAAACTGAGCTACAGCAACAAGCTAGGCGGTTTGGCCGAAGGCGTGGCCAAGCGCGTGCTGTCGGCCGAGCTGCGCTTGTCGATCCGCCAGGTTGCCCTGCACCGGGATGACGGCCTGGCAACAGCGACCCTATGA
- a CDS encoding DUF4197 domain-containing protein: MTRSSLRLTTLCAGLLLSASAFALSLGDLSQKDATGGLKDALTQGAQLAVKQLSTPGGFSNNPDVRIELPGNLGKAAKAMKMFGKGEQVDALEAGMNKAAEAAVPQAQAILVNAVRNMTVTDAKGILGGGQDSATQYLNKSSREQIRAKFLPIVKHATDQVGVAQQYNAFAAQAKGLGLIKNDANIESYVTEKAMDGLFEMIAKQEQSIRQNPAQAATSLAKKVFGAL; this comes from the coding sequence ATGACCCGCTCCTCCCTGCGTCTGACCACCCTGTGCGCCGGCCTGCTGCTGTCGGCAAGCGCCTTTGCCCTGTCGCTTGGCGACCTCAGCCAAAAGGACGCCACCGGTGGCCTGAAAGACGCACTGACCCAAGGCGCGCAACTGGCCGTCAAGCAGCTAAGCACGCCGGGCGGCTTCAGCAACAACCCGGACGTGCGTATCGAGCTGCCCGGCAACCTGGGCAAGGCGGCCAAGGCCATGAAAATGTTCGGCAAAGGCGAGCAGGTGGACGCGCTCGAAGCCGGCATGAACAAGGCCGCCGAAGCGGCTGTGCCGCAGGCCCAGGCCATTCTCGTCAACGCCGTGAGAAACATGACCGTGACCGATGCCAAGGGCATCCTTGGCGGCGGTCAGGATTCGGCGACCCAGTACCTGAACAAAAGCAGCCGTGAGCAGATCCGTGCCAAATTCCTGCCGATCGTCAAGCACGCGACCGACCAGGTCGGCGTGGCCCAGCAGTACAACGCCTTTGCCGCACAGGCCAAAGGCCTGGGGCTGATCAAGAACGACGCCAACATCGAAAGCTACGTGACGGAAAAGGCCATGGACGGTTTGTTCGAGATGATCGCCAAACAGGAGCAGAGCATTCGGCAGAACCCTGCCCAGGCCGCCACGAGCCTGGCCAAGAAAGTGTTTGGCGCACTCTGA
- a CDS encoding efflux RND transporter permease subunit, which yields MGFNLSAWALRNRQIVLFLMIVLAGVGALSYTKLGQSEDPPFTFKAMVIRTLWPGATAEEVSRQVTERIEKKLMETGEYEKIVSFSRPGESQVTFMARDSLHSADIPTLWYQIRKKVADIRHTLPPEVRGPFFNDEFGTTFGNIYALTGPGFDYAVLKDYADRIQIQLQRVRDVGKVELIGLQDEKIWIELSNVKLATLGIPLQAVQQALQEQNAVSTAGFFETPSERVQLRVSGRFDSVEQIRQLPLRVGERTFRLGDVAHVYRGYNDPPAPRMRFMGEDAIGLAVSMRDGGDILTLGKALETEFERLARGLPAGMSLHKVSDQPAAVKAGVGEFVQVLCEALVIVLLVSFFSLGLRTGLVVALAIPLVLAMTFAAMYYFGIGLHKISLGALVLALGLLVDDAIIAVEMMAIKMEQGLDRLKAASYAWTSTAFPMLTGTLITAAGFLPIATAASSTGEYTRSIFQVVTIALLTSWVAAVLFVPYLGERLLPDLAKRHAARHGNGGAAPDPYATPFYQRVRRVVTWCVRRRKTVIVLTIAAFVGSVFLFRFVPQQFFPASGRPELMVDLKLAEGASLVNTDEKVRQLEQLLKQQQGIVNYVAYVGSGSPRFYLPLDQQLPAASFAQFVVLADSMQARENLRSWLINTVEQQFPDLRARITRLENGPPVGYPVQFRVTGEHIEQARALAREVAEKVRENPHVVNVHLDWEEPSKAVFVEIDQDRARALGVSTRQLSSFLQSSLTGTAVSQYREDDELIEILLRGTSQERNDLSQLASLSLPTDNGRSVALSQVATLAYGFEEGIIWHRDRLPTVTVRADIYDKVQPATVVGQVQPTLQGIRAKLPDGYLLEVGGTVEDAERGQKSVNAGMPLFIVVVLSLLMIQLRSFSRTIMVFMTAPLGLIGVTLFLLVFNQPFGFVAMLGTIALAGMIMRNSVILVDQIEQDIASGLVRWQAIVEATVRRFRPIVLTALAAVLAMIPLSRSVFYGPMAVAIMGGLIVATALTLLFLPALYAAWFKVRESD from the coding sequence ATGGGTTTCAACCTCTCTGCCTGGGCGCTGCGCAACCGCCAGATCGTGCTGTTCCTGATGATAGTGCTCGCAGGCGTTGGTGCGCTGTCCTACACCAAGCTGGGTCAGAGCGAAGACCCGCCCTTCACCTTCAAGGCCATGGTCATCCGCACCTTATGGCCCGGGGCCACCGCTGAGGAAGTGTCGCGCCAGGTCACAGAGCGCATCGAGAAAAAGCTCATGGAAACCGGCGAGTACGAAAAGATCGTCTCGTTCTCGCGCCCGGGTGAATCGCAGGTGACCTTCATGGCCCGCGATTCCTTGCACTCAGCCGATATCCCGACATTGTGGTACCAGATACGCAAGAAGGTCGCCGACATCCGCCACACCCTCCCGCCCGAGGTGCGGGGCCCGTTCTTCAACGATGAATTCGGCACCACGTTCGGCAACATCTATGCGCTGACAGGGCCGGGTTTCGACTACGCGGTGCTCAAGGACTATGCAGACCGTATTCAGATCCAGCTGCAGCGGGTCAGGGATGTGGGCAAGGTCGAGCTGATCGGTTTGCAGGACGAAAAGATCTGGATCGAGCTGTCCAACGTCAAGCTGGCCACCCTAGGCATCCCCTTGCAGGCGGTGCAGCAGGCGTTGCAGGAGCAGAATGCGGTAAGCACGGCCGGGTTCTTCGAAACGCCCAGCGAGCGTGTGCAACTGCGGGTCAGTGGGCGGTTCGACAGTGTCGAGCAGATTCGCCAGTTGCCGCTGCGCGTGGGGGAGCGCACGTTTCGCCTGGGCGATGTGGCGCACGTGTACCGGGGCTACAACGATCCGCCTGCGCCACGGATGCGCTTCATGGGCGAAGACGCCATCGGCCTGGCGGTGTCGATGAGGGACGGGGGTGACATCCTGACCCTGGGCAAGGCCCTGGAAACGGAATTCGAACGCCTGGCCCGCGGCTTGCCGGCCGGCATGTCGCTGCACAAGGTGTCTGACCAGCCCGCTGCGGTGAAGGCAGGGGTTGGTGAATTCGTCCAGGTGCTGTGCGAGGCGCTGGTGATCGTCCTGTTGGTCAGTTTCTTTTCGCTGGGCCTGCGCACGGGGTTGGTGGTGGCCCTGGCCATCCCCCTGGTGCTGGCCATGACCTTCGCCGCCATGTACTACTTTGGCATCGGCCTGCACAAGATCTCGCTGGGTGCGCTGGTGCTCGCCCTGGGGTTGCTGGTCGATGACGCCATCATTGCCGTGGAGATGATGGCGATCAAGATGGAACAGGGCTTGGACCGCCTCAAAGCGGCAAGCTATGCCTGGACCAGCACGGCCTTCCCCATGCTGACCGGCACCCTGATCACTGCAGCTGGGTTTCTGCCCATTGCCACGGCTGCCTCCAGCACCGGCGAGTACACACGTTCGATCTTCCAGGTGGTGACCATTGCGTTGCTCACCTCCTGGGTGGCCGCCGTGCTCTTCGTACCCTACCTGGGCGAGCGGTTGCTGCCGGACCTGGCCAAGCGACACGCCGCTCGCCACGGTAACGGCGGCGCTGCACCGGACCCGTATGCCACGCCCTTCTACCAGCGCGTGCGCCGCGTGGTGACATGGTGCGTACGGCGCCGCAAGACCGTCATCGTGCTGACCATTGCCGCGTTCGTGGGCAGCGTGTTCCTGTTTCGCTTCGTGCCGCAGCAGTTCTTCCCGGCCTCTGGGCGTCCTGAGCTGATGGTCGACCTTAAACTTGCCGAAGGCGCATCGCTGGTCAACACGGACGAGAAAGTCCGGCAACTGGAGCAGTTGCTCAAGCAGCAACAGGGCATCGTCAACTATGTCGCCTATGTCGGCTCAGGGTCGCCGCGCTTTTATCTGCCCCTGGATCAGCAACTGCCTGCCGCCAGCTTCGCCCAATTCGTGGTGCTGGCCGACTCCATGCAGGCACGCGAAAACTTGCGCAGTTGGTTGATCAACACGGTCGAGCAGCAGTTCCCTGATCTGCGCGCGCGCATCACTCGGCTGGAGAACGGTCCACCGGTGGGCTACCCCGTGCAGTTTCGGGTGACAGGCGAGCATATCGAACAGGCCCGCGCCCTGGCCCGGGAGGTGGCAGAAAAGGTGCGGGAGAACCCCCATGTGGTCAACGTGCACCTGGACTGGGAAGAACCCAGCAAGGCCGTGTTCGTGGAAATCGATCAGGACCGCGCCCGCGCCCTGGGCGTCAGCACCCGCCAGTTGTCCAGTTTCCTGCAAAGCTCGCTGACGGGCACCGCGGTCAGCCAGTACCGAGAAGACGATGAACTGATCGAAATCCTGCTGCGAGGCACCTCACAGGAACGCAACGACCTCAGCCAGCTTGCAAGCTTGTCGCTGCCCACGGACAACGGGCGTAGCGTGGCTCTGTCACAGGTGGCCACGCTGGCCTACGGCTTCGAGGAAGGCATCATCTGGCACCGCGACCGTTTGCCGACGGTGACCGTGCGCGCCGATATCTATGACAAGGTGCAGCCGGCCACGGTGGTCGGGCAGGTACAGCCTACCTTGCAGGGCATCCGGGCCAAGTTGCCCGATGGTTACCTGCTGGAGGTGGGCGGCACGGTGGAAGATGCCGAGCGGGGGCAGAAATCGGTGAATGCCGGCATGCCGTTGTTCATCGTGGTCGTGTTGAGCCTGCTGATGATTCAGCTGCGCAGTTTCTCGCGCACGATCATGGTCTTTATGACGGCGCCGCTGGGCCTGATTGGCGTGACCCTGTTCCTGCTGGTGTTCAACCAGCCGTTCGGGTTCGTCGCCATGCTGGGGACCATCGCCCTGGCAGGCATGATCATGCGCAATTCGGTCATTCTGGTGGACCAGATCGAGCAGGATATCGCCTCTGGGCTGGTGCGCTGGCAAGCCATTGTCGAAGCCACCGTGCGCCGTTTCCGGCCCATCGTGCTGACCGCCTTGGCGGCTGTGCTGGCCATGATCCCGTTGTCGCGCAGCGTGTTCTACGGGCCAATGGCCGTGGCGATCATGGGCGGGCTGATCGTCGCTACCGCCCTGACCCTGTTGTTTCTCCCGGCGTTGTATGCCGCTTGGTTCAAGGTCAGGGAGAGCGACTAG
- a CDS encoding efflux RND transporter periplasmic adaptor subunit produces MLHRALSLALPVVLLMLTACNQEPASPAVVRPALVVQPQPAEAVADTYPGEVRARLEPELAFRIGGKVSKRLVEEGQRVKLNQPLAELDPQDVRLQLEANRAQLAGAEANLALVRTERDRYQKLLDKQMISHSQYDNAENLYRAGIARLKQAKAEFDVAGNQADYAVLRAPQAGVIARRQVEVGQVVAAGQTVFTLAADGEREVAIAVPEQQYARFAVGQPVTVELWSHPGQRFEGRIRELSPAADPRSRTYAARVAFTSADVPATLGQSARVFIAHPGQAALSVPLSAVTAEAGQAYVWRVTGEHRVQRVTVQLGAYGTDSVPVLAGLTADDWVVAAGGHVLREGQQVRPVDRANRAVALTGKE; encoded by the coding sequence ATGTTGCACCGTGCCCTCAGCCTTGCCCTGCCCGTGGTCTTGTTGATGCTCACGGCGTGTAATCAGGAACCCGCCTCACCTGCGGTGGTCCGCCCCGCATTGGTGGTTCAGCCGCAGCCAGCCGAGGCGGTGGCGGATACTTATCCAGGCGAAGTCAGGGCGCGACTGGAACCGGAACTGGCTTTTCGCATCGGTGGCAAGGTCAGCAAGCGGCTTGTGGAAGAAGGGCAACGGGTCAAGCTCAATCAGCCGCTGGCCGAACTGGACCCGCAGGATGTGCGCCTTCAGTTGGAGGCTAACCGCGCGCAATTAGCCGGTGCCGAGGCCAACCTGGCGCTGGTGCGCACCGAGCGTGACCGTTACCAGAAACTGCTCGACAAGCAGATGATCAGCCACTCTCAGTACGACAACGCCGAAAACCTCTACCGCGCTGGAATCGCTCGGCTCAAGCAGGCCAAGGCTGAGTTCGACGTGGCCGGCAACCAGGCAGACTACGCGGTGTTGCGTGCGCCCCAGGCAGGGGTGATAGCCAGGCGCCAGGTCGAGGTCGGTCAAGTCGTCGCTGCAGGGCAGACGGTATTCACCTTGGCAGCTGACGGCGAGCGCGAAGTGGCCATCGCCGTTCCCGAGCAGCAATACGCCCGCTTCGCCGTGGGCCAGCCTGTCACCGTGGAGCTGTGGTCGCACCCGGGGCAGCGCTTCGAAGGGCGGATCCGCGAGCTGTCGCCGGCCGCTGATCCTCGCTCCAGAACCTACGCGGCTCGGGTTGCCTTTACCTCCGCCGACGTGCCGGCAACCCTGGGTCAGAGCGCCAGGGTGTTCATCGCCCATCCAGGTCAGGCGGCGCTGTCGGTTCCCCTGTCGGCCGTCACGGCTGAAGCCGGCCAGGCGTACGTCTGGCGGGTCACTGGCGAGCACCGTGTGCAGCGGGTCACGGTGCAGCTTGGCGCCTACGGTACTGACAGCGTGCCTGTGCTGGCGGGGCTTACGGCTGACGACTGGGTGGTGGCAGCCGGCGGCCATGTACTGCGCGAAGGCCAGCAGGTGCGACCCGTGGACCGCGCCAACCGTGCCGTCGCCCTGACGGGCAAGGAGTAA
- a CDS encoding TetR/AcrR family transcriptional regulator C-terminal domain-containing protein, with translation MQIPMSNDVSSGPGRPKDLAKRQAILEAAKSLFLSLGYASTSMDAVAAAAGVSKLTVYSHFTDKQTLFCSAVMATCQIQLPDLLFEYPEGVPVEEVLLTIARGFQALISSDEAVKLSRLIMAQGSLDPSFGEYFYEAGPKRVLAGMEALLRTAHERGLLRIDNPLRAAEHFFCLVKGAPDYRLLLGCAAPLEEDEAEVHVREVVGVFLRAFKP, from the coding sequence ATGCAGATCCCAATGTCCAATGACGTCTCCAGCGGCCCAGGCCGCCCAAAGGACCTTGCCAAGCGCCAGGCCATTCTCGAAGCGGCCAAGTCGTTGTTTCTGAGCCTGGGTTACGCAAGCACCAGCATGGATGCGGTCGCGGCAGCAGCAGGTGTATCGAAGCTTACGGTGTACAGCCACTTCACCGACAAGCAGACGCTTTTCTGCTCGGCGGTCATGGCCACCTGCCAGATCCAGCTGCCTGACCTGTTGTTCGAGTACCCCGAAGGTGTACCAGTAGAAGAGGTACTGCTGACAATTGCCCGTGGTTTCCAGGCACTGATCAGCAGTGACGAAGCGGTCAAGCTCAGCCGCCTGATCATGGCCCAGGGCAGCCTGGACCCGAGCTTTGGCGAATACTTTTACGAAGCCGGGCCCAAGCGCGTGCTGGCCGGAATGGAAGCGCTGCTGCGTACGGCCCATGAGCGCGGGCTACTGCGCATAGACAACCCGCTGCGTGCGGCAGAGCACTTCTTCTGCCTGGTCAAGGGGGCACCGGATTACCGGTTATTGCTGGGGTGCGCAGCGCCGCTGGAGGAGGATGAGGCCGAGGTGCATGTACGCGAGGTGGTGGGGGTATTCTTGCGGGCATTCAAACCCTGA
- a CDS encoding RHS repeat-associated core domain-containing protein, translating to MKARTLKIFYKGNKLSTLYTGSTHQTVLSANSQNLCETTSLPSQASLLATDAQSSTVNIVSESQTTINYGPYGNDSSPPDNPLLSRFTGQSWLPAAIGYLLGNGHRLFNPELMRFYSVDSLSPFGKGGINAYAYCSNDPINRSDPSGRYTSFFKWRKGGYSYQKLSPKLYTPNSSLSANEHMALGKSLKKRLSGARTMLSDATDRGRTEKIQHANHIIERLDKEKMLYDMYSATRSSKWRYTRNEVAVSLALVPDSQTPPPGPSSSPSPSRRPSVDSQVSLAFYEENEDAIMDALREDLRRLRE from the coding sequence ATGAAAGCGCGAACACTGAAGATCTTTTACAAAGGCAATAAGCTTTCGACTTTGTATACAGGCAGTACTCACCAGACAGTGCTCAGCGCCAATAGCCAGAACCTATGCGAAACGACAAGCCTACCTTCGCAAGCGAGCCTCCTGGCTACAGACGCACAATCGTCGACCGTCAACATTGTCTCAGAAAGCCAGACGACCATTAACTACGGCCCCTACGGCAATGACAGTAGCCCGCCTGACAATCCCTTGTTATCTCGATTCACAGGCCAGAGTTGGTTACCCGCCGCCATAGGCTACTTGCTGGGTAATGGTCACCGCCTGTTCAATCCAGAGCTGATGCGCTTTTACAGTGTGGACAGCTTGTCACCATTTGGAAAAGGGGGAATCAATGCTTACGCCTACTGCAGCAATGACCCGATTAACCGGTCGGACCCAAGTGGCCGATATACTTCGTTCTTCAAGTGGCGAAAAGGCGGATACTCGTATCAAAAGCTTTCACCCAAGCTATACACCCCCAACTCCAGCTTGTCCGCTAACGAACACATGGCGCTCGGCAAATCGCTAAAGAAACGCCTATCAGGTGCAAGGACTATGCTGAGTGATGCGACCGATCGGGGGCGCACAGAGAAGATCCAGCACGCAAATCATATTATCGAGAGGCTTGATAAAGAAAAAATGCTATACGACATGTATTCGGCTACACGCTCGTCAAAATGGCGATATACGCGGAACGAGGTGGCCGTCAGCCTGGCTCTGGTACCAGACTCCCAAACCCCGCCTCCAGGTCCAAGTTCAAGTCCAAGTCCAAGTCGCCGACCTTCCGTCGACTCCCAAGTTAGTCTCGCATTCTATGAGGAAAACGAGGATGCAATCATGGATGCACTACGGGAAGATCTCCGCAGACTTCGGGAATGA
- a CDS encoding class I SAM-dependent methyltransferase, whose amino-acid sequence MEEQGAGIRVEAMSAEYAEQAKGWAERLGLPLQDESAGFAVQIGADGLQIQQLGPQAPGPVRVDFVEGQAAHRRQFGGGNGQMIAKAVGIAQGIRPQVLDATAGLGKDAFVLASLGCQITLIERQPLIAALLEDGLARARADEEVGPIVGRMRLLAGNAIERMRAWEGEAPQVIYLDPMFPHRDKSALVKKEMRVFRPLVGDDLDAPALLEAALALASHRVVVKRPRKAPIIDGPKPSHSLEGKSSRYDIYPKKALKA is encoded by the coding sequence ATGGAAGAGCAAGGTGCGGGTATCAGGGTCGAGGCGATGTCGGCTGAGTATGCGGAGCAGGCCAAGGGTTGGGCTGAACGCCTAGGCCTGCCGCTACAGGACGAGAGCGCCGGCTTCGCCGTGCAGATCGGCGCTGACGGCTTGCAGATCCAGCAACTGGGCCCACAGGCACCGGGGCCGGTGCGGGTCGACTTCGTCGAAGGCCAGGCCGCGCACCGGCGCCAGTTTGGCGGTGGCAACGGGCAGATGATCGCCAAGGCGGTGGGCATCGCCCAAGGCATACGGCCGCAGGTGCTGGATGCCACGGCGGGGCTGGGCAAGGATGCGTTCGTGCTGGCCAGCCTGGGCTGCCAGATAACCCTGATCGAGCGCCAGCCGCTGATCGCCGCGTTGCTGGAAGATGGCCTGGCGCGCGCCCGTGCGGATGAAGAGGTGGGCCCGATTGTCGGGCGCATGCGCCTGCTGGCCGGCAACGCCATCGAGCGTATGCGCGCCTGGGAAGGCGAGGCACCACAGGTCATCTACCTCGACCCGATGTTCCCGCACCGCGACAAGAGCGCTCTGGTGAAAAAGGAAATGCGCGTGTTCCGGCCCTTGGTGGGTGATGACCTGGATGCCCCGGCCCTGCTTGAAGCTGCCCTGGCGCTGGCCAGCCACCGGGTGGTGGTGAAGCGCCCGCGCAAGGCACCGATCATCGACGGGCCGAAGCCGAGCCATAGCCTGGAGGGCAAGTCGAGCCGGTATGACATTTACCCCAAGAAGGCGTTGAAAGCTTAA
- a CDS encoding extensin family protein produces MKVVLALLGVLVLAAGQAWHLGWRPPAQWNPLAPLDVSQPPNWLTGFKLKRLRDDPALCQQALQSSQLRYRAQADSPASAKCPLSNVWRIEGGQARLSSSFLASCPLAVAYALFERHGLQPVAQRVLGQPVVQVDHLGSFACRNVYNRKAGRLSQHASANALDIAGFRLRDGQRIVLARDWQGSGDKAVFLREVRQAACEHFSTVLGPEYNAAHRDHFHVDMGRWQVCR; encoded by the coding sequence ATGAAGGTCGTTCTGGCGCTTCTGGGCGTACTGGTGCTGGCGGCCGGCCAGGCGTGGCATCTGGGCTGGCGCCCGCCTGCGCAGTGGAACCCGCTGGCCCCCTTGGACGTCAGCCAGCCGCCCAACTGGCTCACTGGCTTCAAGCTCAAGCGCCTGCGCGACGACCCGGCGCTTTGCCAGCAGGCGCTTCAGAGCAGTCAACTGCGCTACCGGGCGCAGGCTGACAGCCCTGCTTCGGCCAAATGCCCGCTGAGCAATGTCTGGCGTATCGAGGGTGGCCAGGCCCGCCTGAGCAGCAGTTTCCTGGCCAGTTGCCCGCTGGCGGTCGCCTACGCCTTGTTCGAGCGCCATGGCCTGCAGCCGGTGGCTCAGCGCGTGCTGGGCCAGCCGGTGGTGCAGGTCGATCACCTGGGCAGCTTTGCCTGCCGCAACGTCTACAACCGCAAGGCAGGGCGCTTGAGCCAGCATGCCAGCGCCAACGCTCTGGACATTGCCGGGTTTCGTCTGCGCGACGGCCAACGTATCGTTCTGGCGCGCGACTGGCAGGGGAGCGGGGACAAGGCGGTGTTCCTGCGTGAGGTACGTCAGGCAGCGTGCGAGCACTTCAGCACGGTTCTGGGGCCGGAGTACAACGCCGCGCACCGCGATCACTTTCACGTGGACATGGGTCGTTGGCAGGTGTGCCGTTAG